Below is a window of Pseudomonas sp. B21-040 DNA.
TGGCATCTATCCGCAGATCAGCCACTGTCGGGTGCTGTGTACCGGCAGAAACTGGCCGCTGCGTGCGCCAGTGAAATCACTGCATTGCTCAACGCAGGACAACAAGGGCGAGCGGGTTTCACCGAGGACGGCAAGGACTTCAGAGGCCTGCTGCCAGCGGACATCGCAATCCTCGTGCGCGATGGCAAGGAAGCTCAAGCCGTTCGCAGCGAACTGTCGGCGCGCGGTGTGCGCAGCGTCTATCTGTCGGACAAGGACTCGGTATTCGCCGCACAAGAAGCTCACGATGTGCTGACCTGGCTCAAGGCCTGTGCGGAGCCCGATGCCGAGCGGCCACTGCGAGCCGCGCTGGCCTGCATCACGCTGGATCTGTCGCTGGCCGAACTGGAGCGATTGAATCAGGACGAACTGGCCTGGGAAGCCCGGGTCATGCAGTTTCGTGGGTATCGCGAACTCTGGCGCAAGCAAGGTGTGCTGCCGATGCTGCGACGCCTGCTGCATGACTTCCAGTTACCCCAGGCATTGATCGCGCGCAGCGATGGGGAGCGAGTACTGACCAACCTGCTGCACCTGTTCGAATTGCTGCAGCAGGCAGCGGCCGAGCTCGATGGCGAGCAAGCGCTGATTCGTCATTTGTCCGAGCATCTGGCGTTGTCCGGCCAGGCCGGTGAAGAGCAAATCCTGCGACTGGAGAGCGACGAGCAATTGGTCAAGGTCGTGACCATCCACAAGTCCAAGGGCCTTGAGTATCCCTTGGTGTTTCTGCCCTTCATTTGTTCGGCGAAACCGGTGGATGGCAGCCGTTTGCCGCTGCATTACCACGACGCAGACGGCAAGGCTCAAGTGACGTTGAAGCCGACTGCCGAATTGATTGCCCTGGCCGATGACGAGCGTCTGGCCGAGGACCTGCGATTGCTTTATGTCGCCCTGACCCGCGCGCAACACGCGTGCTGGCTCGGCGTGACGGATCTCAAACGCGGCAACAACAACAGCTCGGTGCTGCACCTGTCAGCGTTGGGTTACTTGTTGGGAGGTGGGTTGCCTTTAGCCGAGTCGGCAGGCTTGAAGCGCTGGCTGGAAGACGTGCAACAGGATTGCCCGGCGCTGATTTACGCTGAAGTACCCGACGCCACAGATGGGCTCTTCGATCCGCCGCAGAACCAGGCGACGTTGCTCGCACTGCGCATCCCCAAACGCAAGGCCAGTGAAAACTGGTGGATTGCCTCCTACAGCGCCTTGCGCATTGGCGACAGTTTGAGTGTGGGCAGTGACGAAGCCCCGGAGAGCCCGCAGGCGCAAAAGCTCTTCGACGACGAACGCCTCGATCCGCAAGCACCACGAGAAGTGATGGCCGGTGGCGGTGATATCCACCGATTCCCCCGTGGCCCGAATCCCGGCACCTTTCTCCATGGCTTGCTGGAATGGGCCGGTGACGAAGGTTTTGCCGCTGCCCCGCAAGCCGTCGAAGACGCCATTGCCCGCCGTTGCAACCGCCGTGGCTGGGAAGGCTGGATCACCACGCTGAGCGATTGGCTGCAACATTTGCTCAAGTCCCCGCTGCACCTCGGCGACGGGCAGGCACCGGTCATTTTCGAGCAATTGACCCAGTACCGCGTCGAGATGGAGTTCTGGTTCGCCAGCCATAAAGTCGACGTGCTCAAACTGGATGAATTGGTGCGTCAGCACACCCACAACGGCGTCGCCCGAGTGGCTGCCGAACCGGTCACGCTCAACGGCATGTTCAAGGGCTTTATCGACCTCACCTTCGAGCACGAGGGGCGCTACTACGTCGCCGACTACAAGTCCAACTGGCTGGGCGTTGATGACGCGGCCTATACCGAACAGGCCATGGAGCAGTCGATTCTCGATAACCGCTATGACCTGCAATACGTGTTGTACCTGTTGGCCTTGCACCGGCAACTCAAGGCACGTCTTGTCGACTATGACTACGATCGGCATGTTGGCGGGGCGCTCTATCTGTTCTTGCGTGGCACGCGTGCCGCCAGCCAAGGCGTGTATTTCGCCCGTCCACCCAAAGCACTGATCGAGCAACTGGACCGAATGTTCCAGGGCAAGCCAGAACCCAAGGCCGCCGAACCCGCCTGGGAACAGGGAGTACTGCTATGACCCGTACCTTCGCCGATTTGCTGCCCACACCCTTGGCGGCCGAAAGCCTGGCGGACCTGGCGCCGTTGAGTCGTGCCGATGACCTGTTGCTGTTGCTGACGCGCTGGGTTGAACGGGGCTGGTTGCGAGCGTTGGACAAGGCCTTCGTCGCCTTCCTTCATGAACTCGCTCCCGACGATGATCCATTGGTGCTGCTCGCTGCCGCCCTGACCAGTCACCAACTGGGCCACGGTCATGTGTGCCTGGATGTGTTCGAAACATTGAAAGAACCGGATTTCGCCCTGTCGCTGCCCCCTGAAGGTGATCTACACGGTGGCGCGATGGTGTTGCCGTCGCAATTGCTTGAAGCGCTGGACGGTGCCCATTGGTGCAAGGTTCTGGCCTCCAGCCCGCTGGTGGCCCTGGCGGCTGACAGTCGTGAAGCGGCGCAATCGCGGCCCTTGGTTTTATCGGGCAAGCGTCTGTACCTGCGCCGCTACTGGACTTACGAACGACGCATCGACGATGCCCTGCGCCTGCGCCTGGCTGAACAGGAAACAACGCCGAATGATTTGCCCCTGCGCCTGACCGGTTTGTTCGGCTCAGCCAAAACCGGTGACGTGATCGACTGGCAGAAACTCGCTTGCGCCCTGGCGACGCGCAGTGCGTTCAGTATCGTCACCGGCGGCCCGGGAACCGGCAAGACCACCACCGTGGTGCGTTTGCTGGCGTTGCTCCAGGCGCCCGCCGTGGAGGCTGGCAAACCGCTGCGCATCCGCCTGGCGGCACCCACCGGCAAAGCGGCGGCCCGACTGACGGAGTCCATCAGCCAACAGGTTCGTACCCTGGAAGTCGTCGAATCGGTTCGCGGCCAGATCCCGTCTGAGGTCACCACGGTGCACCGTTTGCTGGGCAGTCGACCCGGCACGCGACACTTCCGCCACCATGCCGGTAATCGCTTGCCACTGGATGTGCTGGTGGTGGACGAAGCGTCGATGATCGACCTGGAAATGATGGCCAACCTGCTGGATGCGATGCCGGCTCACGCGCGGCTGGTGTTGTTGGGGGACAAGGATCAACTGGCATCGGTGGAGGCCGGTGCGGTGCTGGGCGATTTGTGCCGGGATGCCGAGGCCGGTTGGTACAGCCCGCAGACACGCCAATGGCTGGAAGCGGTCAGTGGCGAAAACCTGGACACCAGTGGTTTGCAGGCCGACACCCAAGGCACTCATCCATTGGCCCAGCAAGTCGTGATGCTGCGCCACTCGCGCCGGTTCGGCGAGGGCAGCGGCATTGGGCAACTGGCGCGCTGGGTCAATCAGCAACAACCCGAACAAGCCCGCACATTACTGACGGCTCGAAGCCACGACGACGTGTTTTCCCTCTCGCTCAAAGGGGAGCACGATCGGGCGTTGGAGCGTTTGTTGCTCGAAGGACATGGCGACGGACCACAAGGTTATCGCCACTACTTGAGCCTTCTTCTCAATCAGCGGCCAGCGCTCGACAGCACGCTCGACGATCCGCGCTGGACCGAGTGGGCGCGTGAGGTGTTGCAAGCCTTCGATGCATTCCAGTTGCTGTGTGCCGTGCGCAAAGGCCCATGGGGCGTGGAAGGTTTGAATCAGCGAGTGACCGCCGCGTTGCTCAAGGCCGGGCTGATCGACAGTGATCAGCAGTGGTACGAAGGGCGACCGGTGTTGATGACCCGTAATGACTATGGCTTGGGGTTGATGAACGGTGACATCGGCATCGCCCTCAAACTGCCGGAGCGTGACGGGCCTGAGGCGGGGAAACAGGTTCTGCGTGTAGCGTTTCCGCGAAATGATGGTCAGGGCGGCGTGCGGTTTGTTCTGCCGAGCCGGCTCAATGATGTCGAAACTGTCTACGCCATGACCGTGCACAAATCCCAGGGCTCGGAATTTGCCCACACTGCGCTGATTCTGCCGGACGCCCTGAACCCGGTGCTCACCAAGGAGCTGATCTACACCGGGATTACCCGGGCCAAGCACTGGTTCACCTTGATCGAGCCTCGCGCCGGCGTATTTGAAGAGGCTGTTCGACGCAAGGTCAAGCGCTTGAGCGGGTTGATGCTGGAGCTGGAAGAAGGGGGTACACCGAGCGATTGAGGCGCGAGTTCCCGGCGCCAAAAAACCGTCCAAAGCACCGTAGTACGCGGCCTCGCGGGTGTTTCATCGCTATGCTATCGTGCGACATTATTTCGCTATGATCGAAGAGAATCACTGCATGAAGGTGGCTGCCTGGACGACAGGACGCGTCATTGGCGGCAAGCAAGTGTTGCTCGCTGGCCTACTCTGCTGGCTGTCCGGCGCCGTTTTTGCGCAGTCGCAAACGCCGGCGAGCATGGCTGACCAGCGTGCCCAATCGGTCACTCAAGTGGTGCTCGGCATTCTCAGTTACGCCCGCTGGCCCGTCGAACCTGCGCAACTGCGTTTGTGCGTGGTCGGCCCCACTGAATACACCGACGATCTGGTCAAAGGCACGACCCAGGCCACTGGCCGATCCGTCACCGTGCAACGCCTGCTGGCCGACAATCCGTCGATTGTCGGGGAGTGCGATGCGGTGTACATCGGCAAACTGATCGCTGATGAGCGCACTCGGCTGTTCGCCTCGTTGATCGGGCATCCGGTGCTGAGCATCAGCGAAAGTGACGATCAATGCACCGTCGGCAGTCTGTTTTGCCTGCGGGTCAGCGATGATCAAGTGTCCTTCGAGGTCAATCTCGACTCCGTCGCCCGCAGTGGCGTGCGCATTCACCCCAGTGTGTTGCAGCTGTCGCGCCGCAAGTCGGTAGCACCATGAGCCTGTTCAAACCCGATACTCGCCCAACCTTGCGTTCGGTCATCGGTCGCGGGCATCTGGTCGTCGCGCTGGTCGGTGTGGCCATGGCCAGTGTGTCGCTGACCCTGCTGGGCGTCTTGGCGTTGCGGGTCTATGCCGACCACAACCTGCACCTCATTGCGCGTTCGATCAATTACACCGTTGAAGCCGCCGTGGTGTTCAACGACAAAGCCGCCGCGACGGAAGCGCTGGCGATGATCGCATCCACCGAGGAAGTCGCCGATGCCCAGGTGCTTGACGCAAAAGGGCAGTTGCTGGCGCGCTGGCAGCGTTCGGAAAGCGGATTGCTCTCCGACCTCGAATCACAGATTGGCAAGATCATTCTGGAAAAGCCCATCGGTATGCCGATTGTTCATCAAGGCCGCGAAATCGGCAGCATCCAGCTCATAGGGCATGGCTACAGTCTGATGCGCTTTCTGCTCAGTGGTCTGGTGGGCATTGTCCTGTGTACGGCGATCAGTGCCTGGGTGGCACTGTATCTGGCGCGGCGGCAACTTCGCGGGATTACCGGTCCGCTGCGAAGCCTCGCCGCCGTTGCTCACGCCGCCCGCAGCGAGCGTGCATTCGACCGTCGTGTACCGCCCGCCGCCATCGCCGAACTGGACAATCTGGGCAACGACTTCAATGCCTTGCTCGACGAGTTGGAATCCTGGCAGACCCACCTGCAAAACGAGAACGAAACCCTGGCGCACCAGGCCAACCATGACAGCCTCACCGGATTGCCCAATCGGGCCTTTTTCGAAGGCCGCCTGATTCGTGCGTTGCGCAACGCCAACAAACTCAACGAGCGGGTGGCGGTGCTGTTTCTCGACAGCGACCGGTTCAAACAGATCAACGACAACTTCGGTCATGCGGCCGGTGATGCGGTATTGACGGCGGTAGCGACTCGCGTGCGTGCACAACTTCGTGAAGATGACCTGGTGGCGCGGCTGGGTGGCGATGAGTTTGCCGTGCTGCTGTCGCCGCTGCACAAGACCGAAGACGCCGAACGGATTGCCGACAAGATTCTCGCCAGCATGGAACTGCCGATCCCGTTGCCGGGCAATACCCAAGTGCTGACCTCGCTCAGTATCGGCATCGCCGTCTTCCCGGATCATGGCCTCACACCGGGCGCTCTGCTCCACGCCGCCGACGCGGCCATGTACCAAGCCAAGCGCGTCTCTCGTGGCGCGCAACACACGGCAGGGTCGGAGCATCCTGTCGCCGATGATCAAACCAGGAGCTGACTTCTTGTTATCGATGACCCCGCGTTCCCTGCGATTTTTCGCGATGACTGTGTTCATGGCCTTGCTGGCATTGACCGGCTGCCAGACGGCCCCGCAAAAGGGCCTGACGCCGGCGCAAATTGCCGTGCTGAAACAGCAAGGTTTTGAACTGACCGAGGAAGGCTGGGCATTTGGTCTGTCCGGCAAAGTCCTGTTCGGCAGTGACGACGACAGCCTGAACCCTGCCAGTACCGAAATCGTCGAACGCATTGGCAAGGCGTTGTTGGGTGTTGGCATTGAGCGCGTGCGGGTCGATGGCCACACCGATGCGTCAGGCAAAGAGGCCTATAACGAAAAGCTTTCCCTGCGCCGGGCGAAAAGTGTCGGCAAGGTGCTGACCACCGTCGGCATGCAAGAACAGAACATCCAGTTGCGCGGTTTCGGCAGCAGCGAACCGGTGGCGTCTAACGACAGCACAACAGGCCGCACCGAGAACCGCCGAGTGTCGATCGTGGTGAGCGCCGACTAGTCGGCGAACAACATTTCCCGACTTTCCCCCATCAACAGCCCTTGGTTCTGCTCAGTGACCGAACGGATGTAATCCCACAACAGGGTAATCCGCTTCAACTTGCGCCATGGGAATAGTATCGTCCGGGGAAATAATATTAAAAATCGGAGGCGCCTCCACTTTACGCAGGTAGTGTCGTTTTTGGTCTGAAAAAATTGGACGAGTTATCTGTCTTATAGGAGTTGGCGCTACTTTCAGTAGTGCCCTCTGCCCAAGCAGCCATTAGATAGCTCATTCATCGTCATCGTCATCCGATGAGATAGTCCCACTGCCACCTTGAACGAACGACTGACATCCTTCGTTGAATGATTGAGACGGTGTGCTACAGGAATCCTCATCAACAATCCCCTTTTCTTCGGCCCAGTCATACCCCGCTTGATGCCCTGAGCAGTCATCCGTGCATTCGTAGTCGTCAAACGTATCTGCAGATGCAATTGTGCTATTTAGCATCGATACAAGCAGCGCCATTGCATACAACGTTTTCATCGTCAACCTCGCTGTGAATTGTCAAACCAGTAAAGCAACTCCATAACTACCTGCTATCACGAGGTTTAGTGCCGTATTTTCCGGTGTACGGATTCATATTCCCTCTAGTGCTGTAGTTGTTGTTTCTAGTGGAGTCTGGATTTGTAGCATGGGAGGGTTGGACATACGTTCCATTACTTCGCGTATATCCACTGACGGTATGATCAGAGCGACTTCCATAGGAGTAACTAGATTTGTACGAAGATTGCCCGCCATAACTACTGCCACGAGCATATACATTTCCGGAAAGTGCTACTGCTGTAGCCACAATTACCAAAAACAACGTCTTTCTCATACAGTCTTCCTTTTTATGGGGGGTGGCTCAACGGCATCACTCCGAAGAGTTTGCGTGAGAAAAACTCGCTGGAGTACATTCAAGTAACGCACAACGTAGGCATGTCCTGTGGGCAGGGGTCTATATCTCACTTGCACGAAAAGCGTGAAGAAGATCGCCACTCCCCTCTCAAGCCCGATGTCTCTTACGAGTCAGCTGCGGCAGACTTCGCCGGGCCAGCTCCGAACTAACGGCTCGAAAGCGTTTTAGTCGTTGAGGAGGATAAATTTTCGTCGAGATTATCGATGGATTGGAGCAAGCGTTTATTGATAACTATCATTCGCTCTTGATTCTCAATGATCTTGGACAAGGCCATCCAGAACCCGCACGTAAAGCAGGCGCCAATGAAAATACCTACACCAATCAGAACACCATAAGGTCCCTGTCCGGAAAACGTGGAAAACGCACCCACAATTAGGGCCAGGACGACCAACAGACTCGAAAGGAAATCGAGCGTTCTGATAACCATGTCTTTCATGATTTTTCTCCTTGGACGCACTTTAAATATGGCTTAAAGATAGGAGTTCATCTCACAGCCATGCTCCAGCCTCATAAAGCACGGTTATGGAGCGAGCCGGTAAATAGCTGGGCTTGCCGCGTAGAACGTATGAGGAGTTTATAGGCGAGGGGAGTTCCAGCCTTTCATTTGGCGACAGCGCTTTAGCACTTCATGACAATCCATGACCTTTCATCTGGATTTGCGTATAGCGTTTCTTGAGTCAGATTTTACGTGGTAGCCATGCCTCTCTCCGGACGTACCGATCTGTCGTCAGCGGTGTTACAAGTTGCGTATCAACCGCTGTTACAAAGCATTGGTAAAGGACTGCTGGCCTCGTGACGATTTCGATACCTGATTCCTTGAAAATCCTCAGTCGGCGAACAACATTTCCCGACTTTCCCCCATCAACAACCCTTGGTTCTGCTCGGTTACAGCGCGGATGTAATCCCACAACAGGGTAATCCGCTTGAGCTTCCTCAGGTCCTCGCGGCAGTACATCCAGAACTGCCGCGTAATGTTGATCTCTTGCGGCAACACCGGCAGTAATCGTGAGTCCTGCGCCGCCAGGAAGCACGGCAGGATGGCCAGCGAGCGTCCCTGCTGCGCCGCCACGAATTGCGCGATCACGCTGGTGCTGCGCAGATTGGCGCTGGCGCCGGGCAGTACGTTTGCCAGGTACAACAGCTCCGAGCTGAACGCCAAATCGTCGACATAACTAATGAATGAATGCTTGCCCAGGTCTGCCGGGCGGCGGATCGGTGGATGTTTGTCGAGATACTCCTGGGTTGCGTACAGCTGCAACCGGTAGTCGCAGAGTTTGCAGCAGACATATGGCCCGTGTTCCGGGCGCTCCAGGGCGATGACGATGTCCGCTTCGCGCTTGGACAGGCTGATGAAGTGTGGCAGCGGCAGGATGTCGACGGAGATGGCCGGGTAGGCGTCGACGAAATGGCTCAGTTGCGGGGTGATGAAAAAGCTGCCGAACCCTTCCGTGCAGCCCATGCGTACGTGCCCGGAAAGCGCGACTCCCGATCCTGAAACCTGCTCGCAGGCCATGTGCAGCGTGCTTTCGATCGACTCGGCGTAACCCAGCAATCGCTGACCTTCTGCGGTCAGGACAAAACCGCTGGTCCGGGATTTCTCGAACAGCAACGTCCCCAATGAAGCTTCCAGCGAACTGATCCGTCGCGACACGGTGGTGTAGTCCACCGCTAGGCGCTTGGCCGCGGTGCTGGCCTTGCGGGTGCGGGCGACTTCGAGGAAAAACTTCAGGTCGTCCCAGTTCAGCGAGCCTAGCGAGGTGATGTTTTTTTGCATGATGGACCGGCTTTTATGTGCGTTCTTATTAGAAGTTTGCACATCTATACTCCAAAAACAGCTCCACAACCAATTCGCGGCACACGCCTCATCTCAAGGCGACTTACTCGCCTTGGCTCCCAAGATAAAAACAAGCATCCGGAGACCCACATGAACGCATCGCTCACGCCTAACGAAACCACCGTGCAGAAGGTCAAGCTGTTGATCGACGGCCAGTGGGTCGAATCGAAGTCCACCGAGTGGCACGACATCGTCAACCCAGCGACCCAGCAAGTGCTGGCCAAGGTTCCGTTTGCAACCACCGAAGAAGTCGATGCCGCCATCAGCGCCGCCCATCGTGCTTTCCAGACCTGGAAACTGACCCCGATCGGCGCGCGGATGCGCATCATGCTCAAGCTCCAGGCGTTGATTCGCGAACACTCCAAG
It encodes the following:
- the recB gene encoding exodeoxyribonuclease V subunit beta; the encoded protein is MTTKTPLALAFPLRGSQLIEASAGTGKTFTISALYLRLVLGHGGEASGFGRELLPPQILVVTFTDAATKELRERIRTRLAEAARFFRDETKAPDSLISDLREQYLPEQWSGCANRLDIAAQWMDEAAVSTIHSWCQRMLREHAFDSGSLFTQTLETDHSDLLGEVLRDYWRLFCYPMQGDALNWVRSNWGGPAALLPRVRGLFASERDRVEDKEPAELISECLQERRVALLELKKPWCQWADELLVICHQGVASKSVDGRKMQARYFEPWFEKIKAWAEDESLEQLDISTGFTRLTPDGMDEAWKGEAPRHPGLDAMAGLKANLDELPTPDAAVLQHAAHWVGARFEEEKRRRAEMGFDDMLLRLDAALQSEGGERLATLIREQFPVALIDEFQDTDPVQYRIFESIYRIEDNNPESGLFLIGDPKQAIYAFRGADIYTYLRARQATTGRLHTLGTNFRSSHGMVSAVNHVFERAESRELGRGAFLFREKNGENPVPFQPVQSQGRDEVLHVEGQVVPALNIWHLSADQPLSGAVYRQKLAAACASEITALLNAGQQGRAGFTEDGKDFRGLLPADIAILVRDGKEAQAVRSELSARGVRSVYLSDKDSVFAAQEAHDVLTWLKACAEPDAERPLRAALACITLDLSLAELERLNQDELAWEARVMQFRGYRELWRKQGVLPMLRRLLHDFQLPQALIARSDGERVLTNLLHLFELLQQAAAELDGEQALIRHLSEHLALSGQAGEEQILRLESDEQLVKVVTIHKSKGLEYPLVFLPFICSAKPVDGSRLPLHYHDADGKAQVTLKPTAELIALADDERLAEDLRLLYVALTRAQHACWLGVTDLKRGNNNSSVLHLSALGYLLGGGLPLAESAGLKRWLEDVQQDCPALIYAEVPDATDGLFDPPQNQATLLALRIPKRKASENWWIASYSALRIGDSLSVGSDEAPESPQAQKLFDDERLDPQAPREVMAGGGDIHRFPRGPNPGTFLHGLLEWAGDEGFAAAPQAVEDAIARRCNRRGWEGWITTLSDWLQHLLKSPLHLGDGQAPVIFEQLTQYRVEMEFWFASHKVDVLKLDELVRQHTHNGVARVAAEPVTLNGMFKGFIDLTFEHEGRYYVADYKSNWLGVDDAAYTEQAMEQSILDNRYDLQYVLYLLALHRQLKARLVDYDYDRHVGGALYLFLRGTRAASQGVYFARPPKALIEQLDRMFQGKPEPKAAEPAWEQGVLL
- the recD gene encoding exodeoxyribonuclease V subunit alpha; translation: MTRTFADLLPTPLAAESLADLAPLSRADDLLLLLTRWVERGWLRALDKAFVAFLHELAPDDDPLVLLAAALTSHQLGHGHVCLDVFETLKEPDFALSLPPEGDLHGGAMVLPSQLLEALDGAHWCKVLASSPLVALAADSREAAQSRPLVLSGKRLYLRRYWTYERRIDDALRLRLAEQETTPNDLPLRLTGLFGSAKTGDVIDWQKLACALATRSAFSIVTGGPGTGKTTTVVRLLALLQAPAVEAGKPLRIRLAAPTGKAAARLTESISQQVRTLEVVESVRGQIPSEVTTVHRLLGSRPGTRHFRHHAGNRLPLDVLVVDEASMIDLEMMANLLDAMPAHARLVLLGDKDQLASVEAGAVLGDLCRDAEAGWYSPQTRQWLEAVSGENLDTSGLQADTQGTHPLAQQVVMLRHSRRFGEGSGIGQLARWVNQQQPEQARTLLTARSHDDVFSLSLKGEHDRALERLLLEGHGDGPQGYRHYLSLLLNQRPALDSTLDDPRWTEWAREVLQAFDAFQLLCAVRKGPWGVEGLNQRVTAALLKAGLIDSDQQWYEGRPVLMTRNDYGLGLMNGDIGIALKLPERDGPEAGKQVLRVAFPRNDGQGGVRFVLPSRLNDVETVYAMTVHKSQGSEFAHTALILPDALNPVLTKELIYTGITRAKHWFTLIEPRAGVFEEAVRRKVKRLSGLMLELEEGGTPSD
- a CDS encoding YfiR family protein; its protein translation is MKVAAWTTGRVIGGKQVLLAGLLCWLSGAVFAQSQTPASMADQRAQSVTQVVLGILSYARWPVEPAQLRLCVVGPTEYTDDLVKGTTQATGRSVTVQRLLADNPSIVGECDAVYIGKLIADERTRLFASLIGHPVLSISESDDQCTVGSLFCLRVSDDQVSFEVNLDSVARSGVRIHPSVLQLSRRKSVAP
- a CDS encoding diguanylate cyclase domain-containing protein produces the protein MSLFKPDTRPTLRSVIGRGHLVVALVGVAMASVSLTLLGVLALRVYADHNLHLIARSINYTVEAAVVFNDKAAATEALAMIASTEEVADAQVLDAKGQLLARWQRSESGLLSDLESQIGKIILEKPIGMPIVHQGREIGSIQLIGHGYSLMRFLLSGLVGIVLCTAISAWVALYLARRQLRGITGPLRSLAAVAHAARSERAFDRRVPPAAIAELDNLGNDFNALLDELESWQTHLQNENETLAHQANHDSLTGLPNRAFFEGRLIRALRNANKLNERVAVLFLDSDRFKQINDNFGHAAGDAVLTAVATRVRAQLREDDLVARLGGDEFAVLLSPLHKTEDAERIADKILASMELPIPLPGNTQVLTSLSIGIAVFPDHGLTPGALLHAADAAMYQAKRVSRGAQHTAGSEHPVADDQTRS
- a CDS encoding OmpA family protein; protein product: MTPRSLRFFAMTVFMALLALTGCQTAPQKGLTPAQIAVLKQQGFELTEEGWAFGLSGKVLFGSDDDSLNPASTEIVERIGKALLGVGIERVRVDGHTDASGKEAYNEKLSLRRAKSVGKVLTTVGMQEQNIQLRGFGSSEPVASNDSTTGRTENRRVSIVVSAD
- a CDS encoding LysR family transcriptional regulator, yielding MQKNITSLGSLNWDDLKFFLEVARTRKASTAAKRLAVDYTTVSRRISSLEASLGTLLFEKSRTSGFVLTAEGQRLLGYAESIESTLHMACEQVSGSGVALSGHVRMGCTEGFGSFFITPQLSHFVDAYPAISVDILPLPHFISLSKREADIVIALERPEHGPYVCCKLCDYRLQLYATQEYLDKHPPIRRPADLGKHSFISYVDDLAFSSELLYLANVLPGASANLRSTSVIAQFVAAQQGRSLAILPCFLAAQDSRLLPVLPQEINITRQFWMYCREDLRKLKRITLLWDYIRAVTEQNQGLLMGESREMLFAD